The following coding sequences are from one Delphinus delphis chromosome 19, mDelDel1.2, whole genome shotgun sequence window:
- the WIPI1 gene encoding WD repeat domain phosphoinositide-interacting protein 1 isoform X2, which produces MNVYHFKKGTEICSYSYSSNVLSIRLNRQRLLVCLEESIYIHNIKDMKLLKTILDIPPNPTGLCALSINHSNSYVAYPGSRTTGEIVLYDGHALKTVCTIAAHEGALAAIAFNASGSRLASASEKGTVIRVFSVPDGQKLYEFRRGMKRYVTISSLAFSMDSQLLCASSNTETVHIFKLEHLANSQPEEPSTWTSYMGKMLMAATNYLPTQVSDMMNQDRAFATGRLGFSGHRNICTLSTIQKLPRLLVASSSGHLYIYSLDPQDGGDCVLIKTHSLLGSGTADENKENDLRASLPQSYAATVARPSPSAASTVPGYSEDGGALRGEVIPEHEFATGPVCLDDENEFPPIILCRGDQKGKTKQSW; this is translated from the exons ATGAACGTCTACCACTTCAAGAAGGGCACGGAGATCTGCAGCTACAGCTACTCCAGCAACGTCTTGTCCATCAGGCTGAACCGGCAG AGGCTGCTCGTTTGCCTGGAGGAGTCCATTTACATTCACAACATTAAAGACATGAAGCTTCTGAAGACCATCCTGGATATTCCTCCAAACCCGACAG GTCTGTGTGCCCTGTCCATCAACCATTCCAATTCCTACGTGGCCTATCCTGGGAGCCGGACGACAGGCGAGATCGTGCTCTACGACGGACACGCCCTG AAGACAGTCTGCACCATTGCTGCCCACGAGGGGGCGCTGGCCGCCATTGCCTTCAACGCCTCGGGCTCCAGACTGGCCAGCGCCTCCGAGAAA GGCACTGTCATCCGGGTGTTCTCGGTTCCCGATGGGCAAAAGCTCTATGAGTTTCGGAGAGGCATGAAAAG GTATGTGACGATCAGCTCTCTGGCTTTCAGTATGGACTCGCAACTCCTCTGTGCTTCGAGCAACACGGAGACCGTGCACATCTTCAAGCTGGAGCACCTCGCCAACAG CCAGCCAGAGGAGCCCTCGACCTGGACCAGCTACATGGGAAAGATGCTCATGGCTGCGACCAACTACCTCCCCACCCAGGTGTCCGACATGATGAACCAGGACAGGGCCTTTGCCACCGGGCGCCTGGGCTTCTCTGGGCACAGGAACATCTGCACCCTCTCTAC GATCCAGAAGCTACCGAGGCTCCTGGTGGCATCGTCCAGTGGACACCTTTACATCTACAGCTTGGACCCTCAGGACGGAGGAGACTGCGTCCTAATCAAGACCCATAG CTTGCTTGGCTCAGGAACTGCCGATGAGAATAAAGAAAACGACCTCAGAGCTTCCTTACCTCAGTCTTACGCAGCAACTGTGGCCAGACCAAGCCCTTCTGCAGCCTCCACGGTGCCAG GTTATTCTGAGGATGGCGGGGCGCTCCGAGGAGAGGTCATCCCCGAACACGAGTTTGCGACGGGACCAGTGTGTCTTGATGATGAGAATGAGTTCCCCCCT ATAATCTTGTGCCGCGGCGATCAGAAGGGCAAAACGAAGCAGTCATGGTGA
- the WIPI1 gene encoding WD repeat domain phosphoinositide-interacting protein 1 isoform X1 translates to MEAGAADGPSGGVEEALSCFSFNQDCTSLAIGTKSGYKLFSLSSVEQLDPVHGSNDIPDVCIVERLFSSSLVVVVSHAKPRQMNVYHFKKGTEICSYSYSSNVLSIRLNRQRLLVCLEESIYIHNIKDMKLLKTILDIPPNPTGLCALSINHSNSYVAYPGSRTTGEIVLYDGHALKTVCTIAAHEGALAAIAFNASGSRLASASEKGTVIRVFSVPDGQKLYEFRRGMKRYVTISSLAFSMDSQLLCASSNTETVHIFKLEHLANSQPEEPSTWTSYMGKMLMAATNYLPTQVSDMMNQDRAFATGRLGFSGHRNICTLSTIQKLPRLLVASSSGHLYIYSLDPQDGGDCVLIKTHSLLGSGTADENKENDLRASLPQSYAATVARPSPSAASTVPGYSEDGGALRGEVIPEHEFATGPVCLDDENEFPPIILCRGDQKGKTKQSW, encoded by the exons ATGGAGGCCGGGGCCGCGGATGGCCCCTCGGGCGGGGTCGAGGAGGCGCTCAGCTGCTTCTCTTTCAACCAGGACTGCAC ATCCCTCGCGATTGGAACCAAATCTGGTTATAAGCTGTTTTCTTTGAGCtccgtggagcagctggaccccgTCCACGGAAGCA ATGACATCCCCGACGTCTGCATCGTGGAGCGCCTCTTCTCCAGCagcctggtggtggtggtgagccACGCGAAGCCTCGTCAGATGAACGTCTACCACTTCAAGAAGGGCACGGAGATCTGCAGCTACAGCTACTCCAGCAACGTCTTGTCCATCAGGCTGAACCGGCAG AGGCTGCTCGTTTGCCTGGAGGAGTCCATTTACATTCACAACATTAAAGACATGAAGCTTCTGAAGACCATCCTGGATATTCCTCCAAACCCGACAG GTCTGTGTGCCCTGTCCATCAACCATTCCAATTCCTACGTGGCCTATCCTGGGAGCCGGACGACAGGCGAGATCGTGCTCTACGACGGACACGCCCTG AAGACAGTCTGCACCATTGCTGCCCACGAGGGGGCGCTGGCCGCCATTGCCTTCAACGCCTCGGGCTCCAGACTGGCCAGCGCCTCCGAGAAA GGCACTGTCATCCGGGTGTTCTCGGTTCCCGATGGGCAAAAGCTCTATGAGTTTCGGAGAGGCATGAAAAG GTATGTGACGATCAGCTCTCTGGCTTTCAGTATGGACTCGCAACTCCTCTGTGCTTCGAGCAACACGGAGACCGTGCACATCTTCAAGCTGGAGCACCTCGCCAACAG CCAGCCAGAGGAGCCCTCGACCTGGACCAGCTACATGGGAAAGATGCTCATGGCTGCGACCAACTACCTCCCCACCCAGGTGTCCGACATGATGAACCAGGACAGGGCCTTTGCCACCGGGCGCCTGGGCTTCTCTGGGCACAGGAACATCTGCACCCTCTCTAC GATCCAGAAGCTACCGAGGCTCCTGGTGGCATCGTCCAGTGGACACCTTTACATCTACAGCTTGGACCCTCAGGACGGAGGAGACTGCGTCCTAATCAAGACCCATAG CTTGCTTGGCTCAGGAACTGCCGATGAGAATAAAGAAAACGACCTCAGAGCTTCCTTACCTCAGTCTTACGCAGCAACTGTGGCCAGACCAAGCCCTTCTGCAGCCTCCACGGTGCCAG GTTATTCTGAGGATGGCGGGGCGCTCCGAGGAGAGGTCATCCCCGAACACGAGTTTGCGACGGGACCAGTGTGTCTTGATGATGAGAATGAGTTCCCCCCT ATAATCTTGTGCCGCGGCGATCAGAAGGGCAAAACGAAGCAGTCATGGTGA